Below is a genomic region from Rhodohalobacter sp. 614A.
GAAACACACCGAATGGCAGAAGCTAACAAGGCATTTGCTCATTTCAGGTTCTAAAACAAGAAATTTCCAAACAACTACTCGAAAATTTTTTTGAAATGTCTGAAGTAACGACGAAAACCGATCCAAAAATTATCGACCGCATCCGCAGAACGCGGAACATCGGTATTATGGCTCATATCGACGCCGGTAAGACAACTGTAACTGAGCGTATTCTATTTTATACGGGCCGAAGTCACAGAATGGGTGAGGTGCATGATGGCGCCGCTACCATGGACTGGATGGAGCAGGAGCAGGAGAGAGGTATTACGATTACATCTGCTGCAACTCACTGTATCTGGAAAAATCACCGAATTAATATTATTGATACACCGGGTCACGTGGACTTTACCGTTGAGGTAGAGCGTTCGCTTCGTGTACTTGATGGTGCTATCGGTGTTTTTTGTTCTGTAGGTGCTGTTCAGCCACAATCCGAAACAGTTTGGCGGCAGGCAAATAAATATAATGTGCCAAGAATGGCGTTTGTGAATAAGATGGACCGAACAGGTGCTGATTTTTACAACGTGATTCATCAGATGAAAGACAAACTGAATGCGAATCCTATTCCGATTCAAATTCCTATTGGCGCTGAGGAGAACTTCAAGGGAGTTGTTGACCTTATTAATATGCAGGGAATTATTTGGGACGATGAGTCACTTGGTGCCAAATACGAAGTAGTTGATATTCCTGAGGATCTGCAAGAAAAAGCTGATGAGTATCACAAGATTATGCTTGAAGCTATTGCTGATCATGATGATGAGCTGATGGAAAAATATCTCATGGAAGAAGAAATTTCTGAAGATGAGATTAATGCAGCCATTCGGAAAGCAACGCTTGCGCGATCTATCACTCCTGTGCTTTGTGGTACGGCGCTGAAAAATAAAGGTGTTCAGATTCTTCTTGATAAAGTGATTGATTACCTGCCAAGTCCGATGGATGTTGAGCCTGTAACGGGTCATGAGCCGGGAAATCCTGAGAACAAGATGAAACGAGAGCCTGATGTAAATGCTCCGTTTTCTGCCTTGGCTTTCAAAATTATGACAGACCCATACGTAGGGAAGTTAACCTTCTTCCGGGTTTACTCCGGGACGCTTGAGAAAGGATCTTATATCCTTAACTCGGCAACAGGAGATCGTGAAAGAATTGGCCGGCTGCTCGAGATGCACGCTAACGACAAAAAAGATATTGATGTTGTTCGTGCCGGTGATATTGCTGCGGCGGTAGGTGTGAAAAAAGTAGGTACAGGTGATACATTCTGTGATGAGGAACATCCTGTTCTGCTGGAAAAAATTACTTTCCCTGAACCCGTTATTAAATTAGCTGTTGAGCCGAAGTCTAAAGCGGATGCTGAAAAACTTACAACCGGTTTGATTAAGCTGGCTGAAGAAGATCCGACATTCCAGGTTAAGACTGATGAAGAAACCGGTCAGACTACGATTGCCGGAATGGGTGAATTACACCTTGAGATTATTGTAGATCGGCTGAAAAGAGAATTTAAAGTTGAAGCAAATGTAGGTGCGCCTCAGGTTTCTTATCGCGAGACCATTACCAAGCCTGTTGAACATCAGGAAGTTTACAAGAAACAGACTGGTGGTCGTGGTAAATTTGCCGATATTCAGTTTGAAATTGCCCCGATTGAGCATTTCGACCAATATGCTGATGACGACAAAAAAGTTACACTCAGTGAGGGCTTTAAATTTGTAAATGAAATTGTAGGTGGTAGTATTCCTAGAGAGTACATCCCCTCGGTTGAAAAAGGATTCCGTGAGTCTATGAAGAGCGGTATCCAGGCAAATTATCCGGTTCAAAATATTGGAGTTCGGTTATTCGACGGATCATATCACGATGTTGACTCTGATGCATTTAGTTTTGAGCTTTGTGCCAAACTTGCGTTCAGAAATTCTGCACGGAAAGCCTCTCCACAATTGCTCGAGCCGGTAATGACGGTAGAAATAACAACTCCCGACGATTATATGGGAGATGTGATCGGAGATTTGAACGGACGCCGCGGAATCATCCAAAAAATGGATAATAACGCAGAAGGTTCTGTTGTAAAAGCGAAGGTACCATTGTCTGAAATGTTTGGTTATTCAACAGATCTTCGTTCAATCACGCAGGGA
It encodes:
- the fusA gene encoding elongation factor G produces the protein MSEVTTKTDPKIIDRIRRTRNIGIMAHIDAGKTTVTERILFYTGRSHRMGEVHDGAATMDWMEQEQERGITITSAATHCIWKNHRINIIDTPGHVDFTVEVERSLRVLDGAIGVFCSVGAVQPQSETVWRQANKYNVPRMAFVNKMDRTGADFYNVIHQMKDKLNANPIPIQIPIGAEENFKGVVDLINMQGIIWDDESLGAKYEVVDIPEDLQEKADEYHKIMLEAIADHDDELMEKYLMEEEISEDEINAAIRKATLARSITPVLCGTALKNKGVQILLDKVIDYLPSPMDVEPVTGHEPGNPENKMKREPDVNAPFSALAFKIMTDPYVGKLTFFRVYSGTLEKGSYILNSATGDRERIGRLLEMHANDKKDIDVVRAGDIAAAVGVKKVGTGDTFCDEEHPVLLEKITFPEPVIKLAVEPKSKADAEKLTTGLIKLAEEDPTFQVKTDEETGQTTIAGMGELHLEIIVDRLKREFKVEANVGAPQVSYRETITKPVEHQEVYKKQTGGRGKFADIQFEIAPIEHFDQYADDDKKVTLSEGFKFVNEIVGGSIPREYIPSVEKGFRESMKSGIQANYPVQNIGVRLFDGSYHDVDSDAFSFELCAKLAFRNSARKASPQLLEPVMTVEITTPDDYMGDVIGDLNGRRGIIQKMDNNAEGSVVKAKVPLSEMFGYSTDLRSITQGRAVYSMEFAEYVEVPASKAQEIIEQQG